CGACGTAGCCGATCTCCGCGCGCTCGGCCTGCGCGCCGTCCGCGAGCGGGGCGCCGGGGTCGCCCTGGGCCGCTGCGGGGGGCGCGAAGGCGACGAACAGCCACAGGGCCCACGCCGCCAGGATCGCGCGGCGGGGGAGGGGGCGCGGGCTCACGCCGGGTCGCCGTCGCGGCAGGTGGGGCACACGCCGTACAGGGTCAGGGCGTGGTCCTCGACGGTGTAGCCCCCCGGCAGCGTGACGCCCTCGAGGACCTGCACCGGACAGTCGGCGGCCAGCTCGAAGACGCCGGCGCACAGGCGGCAGCGGAAGTGATGGTGGTGGCCGCGCCCGGCGGGTTCGTAGCGGGTGGCGTCGTCGGGGAGGTGGACGGCGATGACGTCCCCCTCCCGCTCGAGGCGCGCGAGGTTGCGGTACACCGTCGCCATGCCGAGGTTGGGGCGCGCGCGTTTCGCGGCGTCGTGCACCTCGCGGGGCGTGAGGGGGCCGGCCGCCTCCTGGAGCGCGTCGAGGATGGCGCGGCGTTGGACGGTCGCGCGGGTCACGCGGGGTCCGTTCCCCCGTCCGGCCGGGCCAGCATCGGGCCCAACGCCCGACCGCCGAGCAGGTGGACGTGCAGGTGGTCGACCTCCTGGCCGGCGTCGCGGCCGGTGTTGACGATGAGGCGGTAGCCGTCGCCCGCGATCCCTTCGGCCTCCGCGATGCGGCGGGCGACGGTGAGGAGGCGCCCGAGCATCGCTTCGTGGCGCCCTTCGACGTCCGCGACGCCGGGGATCGCCTCGTTGGGAACGATCAACACGTGGACCGGCGCCTGCGGGGCGACGTCCCGGAAGGCGGTGACGTACTCGTCCTGGTGGAGGACGTCGGCGTCGATCTCGCCTCGAATGATGCGGGCAAAGATGCCGTCTTCGCTCATGGGGACAGTCTACGGGCCGTCGGGGGTGAGGTCGCGCATCGTGTACAGCGGGGTGAGCGCGACGCCGGCCTCCGCCAGGGCGTCGCGTCCGCCCGCTTCGCGATCGATGACGCACAGGGCGTGCTCGACGATCGCGCCGCGTTCGCGCAGGTCGCGCGTCGACGCCGCCACCTGCCCGCCGGAGGTGACGACGTCCTCGACGATGCACAGTCGCCGGCCGTCGACGGGTCCGCCCTCGGCGAGCTTGGCGGTGCCGTAGGTCTTGGCCTCCTTGCGGACGAAGAGCGTCGGGAGGCCGGTGCGTTGCGCGAGGATGACGGCGAGGGGAATGCCCCCGGTCTCGAGGCCGGCGAGCGCGTCGGTCCCGTCGGGCACGAGCGGGGCGAGGGCGTCCCCGATCGCGGCGAGGAGCGTGGGGTCGGCTTCGAAGAGGTACTTGTCGAAGTATTCGTGGCTGACCGCGCCGCTGCGCAGGGTGAAGGTGCCGGTGAGGTGCGAGGCGTCGTAGAGGGCGCGGGCGAGTGCGGTGCGGTCCATGGCGGCATCCTACCCGGCGGCCGGTCGCTGGCTTCGCGCCCAGTCTTCGTGCTACACTCTTCACTTGCCGTGCTTCGCACGGGCCGTCGGGCGTCCGCGCCGCGACCGGCCCCGCCCGAACGGGCGAGCGGCGCGGGAGACCACGCACGATGCCGGCGCGAGGGCGCCGTGACACGCGAAGGAGACGACGATGCCCAGGGTGTGCGCCGTGACCGGAAAGAAG
This Trueperaceae bacterium DNA region includes the following protein-coding sequences:
- the pyrE gene encoding orotate phosphoribosyltransferase → MDRTALARALYDASHLTGTFTLRSGAVSHEYFDKYLFEADPTLLAAIGDALAPLVPDGTDALAGLETGGIPLAVILAQRTGLPTLFVRKEAKTYGTAKLAEGGPVDGRRLCIVEDVVTSGGQVAASTRDLRERGAIVEHALCVIDREAGGRDALAEAGVALTPLYTMRDLTPDGP
- a CDS encoding HIT domain-containing protein — encoded protein: MSEDGIFARIIRGEIDADVLHQDEYVTAFRDVAPQAPVHVLIVPNEAIPGVADVEGRHEAMLGRLLTVARRIAEAEGIAGDGYRLIVNTGRDAGQEVDHLHVHLLGGRALGPMLARPDGGTDPA
- a CDS encoding transcriptional repressor; protein product: MTRATVQRRAILDALQEAAGPLTPREVHDAAKRARPNLGMATVYRNLARLEREGDVIAVHLPDDATRYEPAGRGHHHHFRCRLCAGVFELAADCPVQVLEGVTLPGGYTVEDHALTLYGVCPTCRDGDPA